From one Bacillus sp. FJAT-42376 genomic stretch:
- a CDS encoding DUF1385 domain-containing protein, with amino-acid sequence MSTEKKPAYGGQAVVEGVMFGGKHHYVTAVRRKDQSVEFFHLPRKVSPILAKLKKIPFLRGIIAILEASANGTKHLNFSTERYDVDPKDDRKAASERKESKLTMILGVAAAGILSFLFGKFIFTLIPVFLAESTRFIFKSDFSQIMAEGAFKLILLLAYIYFISLTPLIKRVFQYHGAEHKVINCYENGLALTVENVQKQSRLHYRCGSSFILFTVIVGVFVYMIVPTDPLWVRVVNRITLIPVVLGISFEVLQLTNMVRNVPVLKWLGLPGLWLQLLTTKEPDDRQTEVAIMSFEELLKMEKETAMSEEQIV; translated from the coding sequence ATGTCTACAGAAAAAAAGCCCGCATATGGCGGTCAGGCAGTGGTTGAAGGAGTTATGTTCGGCGGTAAGCATCACTATGTAACTGCAGTGCGAAGAAAAGATCAATCCGTTGAATTTTTCCATTTGCCGAGGAAGGTCAGCCCGATTCTCGCCAAATTGAAGAAAATTCCTTTCTTAAGGGGCATTATCGCCATCCTGGAAGCCAGCGCCAACGGTACAAAACACTTAAATTTTTCAACTGAACGATATGATGTTGATCCTAAGGATGACCGTAAAGCAGCATCCGAAAGGAAAGAATCAAAATTAACAATGATTCTCGGCGTAGCTGCTGCGGGCATTTTATCCTTTTTGTTTGGAAAATTCATTTTCACGTTAATTCCTGTCTTTTTGGCCGAATCTACCCGTTTTATTTTTAAAAGCGATTTTTCTCAAATTATGGCAGAGGGTGCCTTTAAACTCATTCTGCTGCTCGCTTATATTTATTTTATCTCGCTGACTCCGCTCATAAAACGTGTTTTTCAATACCATGGAGCGGAGCATAAAGTGATCAACTGCTATGAGAACGGGTTGGCTCTGACAGTGGAGAATGTCCAAAAACAATCCAGACTCCATTACCGCTGCGGGAGCAGTTTCATTTTATTTACCGTCATTGTCGGGGTCTTTGTTTATATGATCGTTCCGACAGACCCGCTTTGGGTCAGAGTTGTAAACCGGATTACCTTAATTCCGGTTGTCCTCGGCATCTCTTTTGAAGTGCTTCAGCTTACAAATATGGTGCGGAACGTTCCGGTTCTGAAATGGCTCGGCCTGCCCGGCTTATGGCTGCAGCTGCTGACCACGAAAGAGCCGGATGACCGTCAAACTGAAGTGGCAATTATGAGTTTTGAAGAGCTGTTGAAAATGGAAAAAGAAACAGCTATGTCTGAAGAACAAATTGTTTAA
- a CDS encoding SA1362 family protein yields the protein MKRGSNWFFLAIAGLAGFYLITTLLTNPAALFQQAAIIAITVAIIYLVFRYVMRKRMGLDYSSYSKAAKHTKRSAYEKTHTGSPSKTVTPIKKYAKTKSFKKKNSSHLTVIEGKKGKKKNRALF from the coding sequence ATGAAACGCGGATCAAACTGGTTTTTTCTGGCTATCGCAGGTCTTGCAGGATTTTATTTAATTACTACATTACTGACAAATCCCGCTGCTTTGTTCCAGCAGGCAGCGATCATCGCCATAACGGTTGCCATTATCTATCTTGTCTTCCGTTATGTCATGAGAAAAAGAATGGGATTGGATTATTCATCCTATTCAAAAGCAGCTAAACATACAAAACGAAGCGCATATGAAAAGACTCATACCGGATCCCCTTCCAAGACGGTTACTCCCATTAAAAAATATGCCAAAACGAAATCCTTTAAAAAGAAAAACTCCAGTCATCTAACCGTCATTGAAGGAAAAAAAGGAAAAAAGAAAAACAGGGCCCTTTTTTAA
- a CDS encoding patatin-like phospholipase family protein, with the protein MYIDGVFSGGGIKGLAMAGAYQAIEKRGLRFARLAGTSAGSIVAAFIAAGYTSDEIIELLEEVNLRDFMDERISFFPLRFLKWISIYWRLGLYRGQKLENWISEKLKAKGISTFGDLRAGSLKVVASDLTNGKIVVIPDDLPSYGLVPEHFSIARAVRMSSSLPYFFEPVKLTSQLGNCVIVDGGVLSNFPIWLFTSDLFPKRPVLGIRLTPNEQERPKNKITNAIELYGALFETMKDAHDARHISSKHERNIVFLPVDHILTTEFDLTEEKKLALIELGRSETELFLQTWAF; encoded by the coding sequence GTGTATATTGACGGTGTTTTTTCAGGCGGGGGAATAAAAGGGCTCGCAATGGCAGGAGCATACCAGGCGATTGAAAAAAGAGGACTTCGATTTGCGCGTTTAGCAGGTACAAGCGCCGGATCCATTGTTGCCGCCTTTATTGCAGCGGGTTATACAAGTGATGAAATTATTGAATTGCTCGAAGAAGTGAATTTAAGAGACTTCATGGATGAAAGGATCTCCTTTTTCCCGCTTCGGTTTCTTAAATGGATATCGATTTATTGGAGGCTTGGCTTGTATAGAGGCCAAAAATTAGAGAATTGGATTTCGGAGAAATTAAAAGCCAAAGGGATCTCAACTTTTGGAGATTTGCGTGCCGGTTCATTAAAGGTCGTTGCATCAGATCTGACTAACGGAAAAATTGTCGTCATTCCGGATGATTTACCTTCATACGGCCTCGTTCCCGAGCATTTTTCGATTGCAAGGGCCGTAAGAATGAGCAGCAGTCTGCCCTACTTTTTTGAACCGGTGAAACTGACTTCACAACTAGGAAACTGCGTGATAGTGGATGGCGGGGTTTTAAGCAATTTCCCCATTTGGCTTTTTACATCTGATCTGTTTCCAAAACGGCCGGTCCTTGGAATTCGGTTAACGCCTAACGAACAGGAACGTCCAAAAAACAAAATCACGAACGCTATTGAGCTGTATGGTGCATTATTTGAGACAATGAAAGATGCTCATGATGCGAGGCATATTTCAAGCAAGCATGAGCGGAACATTGTGTTTTTGCCCGTGGATCACATTTTGACGACAGAATTCGATTTAACGGAAGAAAAAAAGCTAGCTCTAATTGAGCTAGGCAGAAGTGAAACGGAGCTTTTTCTTCAAACATGGGCCTTTTAA
- the mntR gene encoding transcriptional regulator MntR: MPTPSMEDYIEQIYNLIEEKGYARVSDIAEALGVHPSSVTKMVQKLDKDEYLVYEKYRGLILTPKGKKIGKRLVYRHELLEQFMRIIGVEEEIIYDDVEGIEHHLSWNAIDRIGDLVQYFEENPKRTEDLKSVQKRSEQNPT; this comes from the coding sequence ATGCCAACGCCCAGTATGGAAGATTACATAGAACAAATATACAATTTGATAGAAGAAAAAGGATATGCACGAGTGTCTGATATCGCAGAAGCGCTTGGTGTCCATCCCTCCTCTGTAACAAAAATGGTACAGAAGCTGGATAAAGATGAATATTTAGTTTATGAAAAATATAGAGGCCTAATTCTCACGCCGAAAGGTAAAAAAATCGGTAAACGGCTCGTTTACAGACACGAATTGCTTGAACAATTTATGAGAATTATCGGTGTTGAAGAAGAAATCATTTATGATGATGTAGAAGGAATCGAACATCATTTGAGCTGGAATGCGATTGACAGAATTGGGGATCTCGTCCAGTATTTCGAGGAAAATCCGAAACGTACAGAAGATTTAAAAAGTGTTCAAAAGCGCAGTGAACAGAACCCAACCTGA